CTACAGTTGATGCTGCCGGCACGCTGGTTACATCGCTGCGTTCGTAGCGGGTAGGCTGGACGTCGCCTGATTCGATATCAACGGTACCAAGCGGTTTGATCAGGGTTGGGATGGGTTTCATAAATCCGCGTACCACAATCGGCATGCCGTTGGACATACCGCCTTCGATGCCACCGGCGTGGTTGGTGCGCCGGCTATACGTGCCATTTTCACGAATGATTTCGTCGTGTACCTTCGACCCCACAGTCGCGGCATTGCGCACTCCATCACCCACTTCTACGGCTTTCTGTGCCTGAATTGACAGGATTGCCTGTGCAAGCAACCCGTCGAGCTTGCGATCCCACTGCACGTACGATCCCAGTCCCGGGGGTACGCCGGTTACGACAACTTCGTATTGCCCCCCCAATGAATCGCCCTGCTTTTTGACAGCCTTGATGTGTTCAATGCATGCTGCAGAGAGGTCATCGTCGAGCATCCGCACTTCGCTTTCATCTGCAACATGGTTGAGTTGCTCTGCGCCTCCAACAATCAGAGACTCAACTTTCTCTCGCCACGCTTCAGCATCTGTGTACCCTACTTCGCCAATCCGCACAACGTGACTACCAATTTCAATACCAAATTGTTTGAGGAATTGACGCGGTATAGCACAGCAGGCCACGCGCATTGCTGTTTCGCGTGCACTGGAGCGGTCGATCACCGGACGAATATCGTCGAACGCGTATTTCTGCGTACCAACAAGATCTGCATGACCTGGACGCGGAAGGGTTACGCGCTCAATGCCGGCGCCGTCTCCATCGAGGGCCATCACTTCAGGCCAGCCCGATTTGTCGCGTTTGAAAGCCGCGTTATCGAGTTGCATCGCGATCGGGCCGCCCATGGTTTTGGAAAAGCGGACACCCGAATAGAAATGAACTTTATCGCGCTCAAATTTTGCGCGTCCTCCGCGGCCAAAGCCCAGCCAGCGTCGGGCCAAATGCGTGTTGATATCCTCTGCGACAAGCGGTACGCCGGCGGGCATACCTTCTACAATACCAATCAGGGCTTCGCCGTGCGATTCCCCTGCGGTCAAATAACGAATCATTCTGGAGTGCCTTCCTTTAACGACAGCGGCTCTGCTTCATAAAAAGCAATTCTACCGTCTTTATGCTTCACACGAAAGAGAACCGGTTCACCCTGCTCACCTACTGTTTCAAACAGGGTCAACGCGCTTTCGAGAGAGTATACCGTTTCTCCGTTAACTTCCAATAACACAACATCCCTGGGCAAGCGCGCCTTCGCTCCTTCTCCTCCCCGCCTTACAAATGCAATGTAAACACCATGCGGTACGTCATACTGGGTGCGCACCTGGTCTGTGAGTTGTTTGATACCTATGCCCCACTCCTCTATCTCGAAAGCCGTATCAGCACCGAAGCTTTCAGGCTCGATTTCAGGGACGGCGCGGCGGCGATCTCGGTCTTCCGCCTGCTGATCAAGGGCGGCCGTCCAGGCCCGGTATGAGGCGTCTTCTTTGCCAAAAAGTTCAACGTGAAATACACGCATCGCATTATTTCGCCACACTTCAACTTTGAGTCGATCACCCGGACGGTGAATGGCAACTACACGCTGGAGCTCATTGGGCTCGCTCACTTCTCGCCCTTCTATCGACAACACAACATCATCCACTTCAAGGCCGGCTTTGGCTGCCGCGCTCAACGGATCCACTACACTCAATTGAACACCTGTAATACGATCCAGACCAAATCTCCGCGCTGATGCTGCATCAATGGGAGAAATAGTTACGCCGAGGTAACCACGCTGTACTTCACCGTACGCAATTAAATCTTCCACAACCCGCTCCACGAGATTCACGGGCACCGCAAAACCATAGCCTTCATAAGATCCAGACTCGGTAGCAATGGCTGTGTTGATACCAATCAATTCGCCATAAACATTTACGAGTGCGCCGCCCGAGTTACCAGGGTTAATCGCAGCATCAGTCTGAATAAAATCTTCTATCCCAAAAGCGTCTTCAATAATATTGACCTGCCGGCCCAACGCGCTTACAATGCCGGCCGTAACCGTAGAGGTAAGCCGAAAAGGGTTGCCAACAGCAATGACCCATTCGCCAACCGACACGTTATCCGAATTCCCAAAAATAGCAGAAGGCAGGGTATCGTTGGTCTTTGCTTTTAATACCGCAAGGTCTGTAGATGGATCTGTACCGACAACGGTGGCTGCGTACTGTCGTTTGTCATCCAGCGTGACGGTAACTTCATCAGCACCTTCAACCACGTGATTGTTGGTGACGATATACCCTGTTTCGCTAATGATGACCCCACTACCAACGCTCTGACGTGGTTGTCCGAATCGGGGCAACCAGCCGCGCTCAGAACCGCTGTCAGCCATTTCAACGCGGATATAAACCACAGCCGGCGTAACGTTGCTTGCAACAAATTGAAAACTCTCACTGAGTGAGGTAAGGCCGCTAAGCTGATCTTCTTCATTGGCAAGAGAATCCGCAGGGCGATAGTGTGGCGCCTCCGATCTGTTGCCCAATTCTACGCGTTCAACAATGGGCCGGCGTGAACCGTCTTCCATTTGCCCATTGATCACAAAGAGCATGATAAGAATACCCGCGAGCAATCCTGCGAGGACCAACCCAATGCCGGTAAGCAACGATATGCGTTGCGGCTTTTGTGGTGTGTTTGATGTTTCAGGCATTATTATCGACGTTGGTATCGACCGTTGCGGAGAGGCGGCTCAGCGCGGTAACTGCATCATAGGAAAGCCGGGCCAGTTCTTTTCGATCACGATTGGTTGTGTCAATTGGTTCCCCTACGTGAATTTCAAATATGATTTTTTTCAGCGACAGGATGTCCCATGCATGCAAAAACAGCGGCTGACCGTTGGTCCATGTGAAGCCGGTTAGATAGTCGCCAGATGCCGGCTCACCATCTGCCGTGATACCCCGCATGTAGAAAGGCAAAATTGCGCCACCCTCCATATTAGCTACAGCAGCAAATGCCCCCGTTTTAAACGGTAGAATTCCCATACCGTCGCTGGTCGTTCCTTCCGGAAAGACCAATACCCTGA
This is a stretch of genomic DNA from Bacteroidota bacterium. It encodes these proteins:
- the aroC gene encoding chorismate synthase, whose protein sequence is MIRYLTAGESHGEALIGIVEGMPAGVPLVAEDINTHLARRWLGFGRGGRAKFERDKVHFYSGVRFSKTMGGPIAMQLDNAAFKRDKSGWPEVMALDGDGAGIERVTLPRPGHADLVGTQKYAFDDIRPVIDRSSARETAMRVACCAIPRQFLKQFGIEIGSHVVRIGEVGYTDAEAWREKVESLIVGGAEQLNHVADESEVRMLDDDLSAACIEHIKAVKKQGDSLGGQYEVVVTGVPPGLGSYVQWDRKLDGLLAQAILSIQAQKAVEVGDGVRNAATVGSKVHDEIIRENGTYSRRTNHAGGIEGGMSNGMPIVVRGFMKPIPTLIKPLGTVDIESGDVQPTRYERSDVTSVPAASTVAEATVAFTIANAFLEKFGGDSFEEIKRRYAAEVAG
- a CDS encoding trypsin-like peptidase domain-containing protein — encoded protein: MPETSNTPQKPQRISLLTGIGLVLAGLLAGILIMLFVINGQMEDGSRRPIVERVELGNRSEAPHYRPADSLANEEDQLSGLTSLSESFQFVASNVTPAVVYIRVEMADSGSERGWLPRFGQPRQSVGSGVIISETGYIVTNNHVVEGADEVTVTLDDKRQYAATVVGTDPSTDLAVLKAKTNDTLPSAIFGNSDNVSVGEWVIAVGNPFRLTSTVTAGIVSALGRQVNIIEDAFGIEDFIQTDAAINPGNSGGALVNVYGELIGINTAIATESGSYEGYGFAVPVNLVERVVEDLIAYGEVQRGYLGVTISPIDAASARRFGLDRITGVQLSVVDPLSAAAKAGLEVDDVVLSIEGREVSEPNELQRVVAIHRPGDRLKVEVWRNNAMRVFHVELFGKEDASYRAWTAALDQQAEDRDRRRAVPEIEPESFGADTAFEIEEWGIGIKQLTDQVRTQYDVPHGVYIAFVRRGGEGAKARLPRDVVLLEVNGETVYSLESALTLFETVGEQGEPVLFRVKHKDGRIAFYEAEPLSLKEGTPE